A single region of the Oenococcus kitaharae DSM 17330 genome encodes:
- a CDS encoding ABC transporter transmembrane domain-containing protein, whose amino-acid sequence MVKTQKSLFTYLNEHKSKALGLAAINFTNSALQTLGGIASANALTVLVAGHFQSFLLWITIMLVSYLLFALGMYFSIYALTRVKQAANTSIRRDITERIAKSSYGNYHQRQAGDYSSWMSNDLSIIDSEGIENFFAIVTAITDVVLASLTLAYFHYSILITVFVLSIVMMVLPKIFQKALSQTSLKRTQANERLMSRIEDLLEGFNALFMLNARSLIVAKTVAASKEANHAFETRSKVFGKMMATVNGMSIISQVIVLAQAGFLIFLKLTPIGAVSAAQYFSGTIFSQLTGISPS is encoded by the coding sequence ATGGTTAAGACTCAGAAAAGCTTATTCACTTATTTAAACGAACACAAAAGCAAGGCTCTTGGATTGGCGGCAATTAATTTTACCAATTCAGCTTTGCAGACTTTAGGTGGGATTGCCAGCGCCAATGCGTTGACCGTCCTGGTTGCCGGGCATTTCCAAAGTTTTCTGCTTTGGATCACAATTATGCTGGTCTCCTATCTATTGTTTGCCCTAGGCATGTACTTTAGTATTTACGCTTTAACGCGTGTTAAGCAGGCCGCCAATACGTCAATTCGAAGAGACATTACAGAACGGATTGCCAAAAGCAGTTACGGAAATTATCATCAGCGGCAAGCTGGCGATTATAGTTCTTGGATGTCCAACGATCTTTCGATCATTGACTCGGAAGGGATTGAGAATTTCTTTGCAATTGTGACAGCCATTACCGATGTGGTCTTAGCCAGCTTGACTCTAGCTTATTTCCATTATTCGATCCTCATCACAGTCTTCGTTTTGAGTATTGTCATGATGGTTCTGCCTAAGATATTCCAGAAAGCCCTTAGTCAGACCTCGTTAAAGCGGACTCAAGCCAATGAACGGTTAATGTCTCGCATCGAAGATCTGTTAGAAGGCTTCAATGCCCTGTTTATGTTGAATGCACGCTCCTTGATTGTTGCTAAAACAGTCGCGGCCTCTAAAGAGGCGAATCATGCTTTTGAAACCCGATCCAAAGTATTTGGCAAAATGATGGCCACAGTCAACGGTATGAGTATTATCAGTCAAGTGATTGTCCTTGCCCAGGCTGGTTTTCTGATCTTTCTCAAACTCACTCCGATTGGAGCCGTCTCAGCGGCTCAATACTTTTCTGGGACCATCTTTTCTCAGCTGACCGGTATTAGTCCGAGTTAA
- the rsgA gene encoding GTPase RsgA, which yields MNQLAGRQLQKTGAVRLGDQRGKHTTTSSHLYFISPEFGYLIDTPGIKEIGLVNNDQSGLFSDIDALAAQCKFRNCRHENEPGRAVQAAITSGQLDAERFQRYRKYQRELQRHLKRDGR from the coding sequence ATCAATCAGTTAGCCGGCCGCCAGCTGCAAAAAACTGGTGCCGTTCGGCTAGGCGATCAGCGTGGCAAACATACAACGACGAGCTCTCATTTATATTTCATCAGCCCAGAGTTCGGTTATCTGATCGACACACCTGGTATCAAAGAAATCGGGCTCGTCAACAATGATCAGTCAGGTTTATTCTCTGACATTGATGCTCTAGCAGCTCAGTGCAAATTTCGAAACTGCCGTCATGAAAACGAACCAGGCCGCGCCGTTCAAGCAGCGATTACTTCTGGACAGCTGGATGCTGAGCGTTTTCAACGCTATCGCAAATATCAGCGCGAATTACAGCGTCATCTTAAAAGAGACGGGAGGTAA
- the rsgA gene encoding GTPase RsgA, with translation MTNKIIRAILSTCLLDKTQSTKSKRKEFIVLQTNDYCILSYLSSNQLDQPIDQVGRIIQIFNQSNITIADRHGTIHHSLLLTGLLKQQISQASDSLTVGDFVSFENKAGQLVISDVLPRVNQLSKNISSARKSIHVKSGVQLLAANVSDVFIVVACDQRFTIALLERYLLAFSLNHVQLHILLTKRDFRQGFTQISQLIEQAYPKLSCLSLSIYDQTVLLFLTRFYQPKVLRSLSALLELVNRRLSIS, from the coding sequence TTGACAAACAAAATCATCCGTGCCATACTTTCGACATGCTTACTAGATAAAACACAATCAACCAAATCTAAACGAAAAGAGTTTATTGTCTTGCAGACAAACGATTATTGTATTTTATCTTATCTTTCATCTAACCAACTTGATCAGCCTATCGACCAAGTTGGACGCATCATTCAAATTTTTAATCAAAGCAATATTACGATTGCCGATCGTCATGGTACGATTCACCATTCGCTACTTTTGACCGGTCTTTTAAAACAACAAATAAGTCAAGCATCTGATTCGCTCACGGTTGGCGATTTTGTCTCCTTTGAAAATAAAGCGGGTCAATTAGTTATTTCAGATGTTTTGCCAAGAGTTAATCAACTATCAAAAAATATTAGTTCAGCCAGAAAATCTATTCATGTTAAAAGCGGTGTTCAACTATTAGCTGCAAATGTCAGCGATGTTTTTATTGTGGTTGCCTGCGATCAGCGTTTTACGATCGCCTTATTAGAACGCTATTTGCTGGCTTTCAGCTTGAATCATGTCCAGCTGCATATCTTATTAACCAAGCGGGATTTTCGTCAAGGATTCACACAAATCAGTCAGCTGATCGAGCAAGCCTATCCAAAATTATCTTGTCTGTCCTTGTCGATTTATGATCAAACAGTTTTGCTGTTTTTGACACGCTTTTATCAGCCCAAAGTACTTCGATCTTTATCGGCGCTTCTGGAGCTGGTAAATCGACGATTATCAATCAGTTAG
- a CDS encoding GNAT family N-acetyltransferase → MTEMNGTKIKLAVMPLSLAEEEYQIFKNPNLFVYTKHDYFKSVEEARDFIKKHNRLGNFWGIFLKDGQLIGNCQLSIHKITGELSYTIAEEYWGQGFASESVQMLIRLGFRNYSLSQIIGSCVADNIASAKVMLKNGMVFSKKEEKAFEKNGRFYDLLDFVKDSKK, encoded by the coding sequence ATGACGGAAATGAATGGCACTAAAATTAAACTGGCAGTTATGCCGCTGTCATTGGCAGAGGAAGAATATCAAATATTCAAAAATCCAAATTTATTTGTTTATACAAAACATGATTATTTTAAAAGCGTTGAAGAAGCACGGGATTTTATTAAAAAACACAATCGGTTGGGCAATTTCTGGGGGATTTTTTTAAAGGATGGTCAATTAATTGGTAATTGCCAGCTGTCCATTCATAAGATAACTGGTGAACTGTCTTATACGATTGCCGAAGAATATTGGGGACAAGGTTTTGCTAGTGAAAGCGTGCAAATGCTAATCAGGCTGGGCTTTAGAAATTATTCATTGAGTCAAATAATCGGCAGCTGTGTGGCGGACAATATTGCTTCGGCAAAAGTCATGCTTAAAAATGGCATGGTGTTTTCAAAAAAAGAAGAAAAAGCCTTTGAGAAAAACGGCAGGTTTTACGATTTACTGGATTTTGTCAAGGATTCCAAAAAATAA
- a CDS encoding GNAT family N-acetyltransferase — MITHRRFESSDADEATSLIATTMLTTNIKDYSKAYIEDDLKHLTAKDLIERAKDFHCYVLVDNGQNKIVAIGSIGPYWGKEDESSLFNIFVLPDYQGQGIGKQLIQILEQDSYFKRAKRIEIPASITGLKFYEKMGYTFKNGISQVDQEGLYRLEKFNN, encoded by the coding sequence ATGATTACCCATCGTCGATTTGAAAGTTCGGATGCAGATGAAGCTACCAGTTTAATCGCCACAACCATGCTCACCACTAATATCAAAGACTATTCCAAAGCATACATTGAGGATGATTTGAAACATTTAACAGCTAAAGATTTGATTGAACGAGCAAAAGATTTTCATTGTTATGTGCTGGTTGATAATGGCCAAAACAAAATCGTAGCTATCGGTTCAATTGGCCCTTATTGGGGCAAAGAAGATGAAAGTAGTCTGTTTAATATTTTTGTCTTGCCGGATTATCAAGGACAAGGGATCGGTAAACAGCTGATTCAAATATTGGAGCAGGATTCGTATTTTAAACGAGCAAAAAGAATAGAAATTCCTGCCTCAATTACCGGACTGAAATTTTATGAAAAGATGGGATACACTTTTAAAAATGGTATCAGCCAAGTGGATCAAGAAGGACTGTATCGACTAGAAAAGTTCAATAATTAA
- a CDS encoding ATP-binding cassette domain-containing protein, translated as MAKFTELSTVDNTTALPAAAAFQSALTIQQVDFSYQGKNILRHLNLTIKKGAKYALIGPSGAGKSTLLALLATKLTDYQGRITLDGADYKTLDPVSIRNQLYELDQDPYIFNDSLKNNITMTRPVSQDLLQSAIDQAGLADLIKSLPDGLQTQLAHNGSDLSGGQKQRIVLARGLVSGRSIFLVDEGTSALDPASADQIENSLINDPTITLLMVTHHLKPEIADRMDQVFTIQNQQLRPAAD; from the coding sequence ATGGCCAAATTTACAGAACTATCTACGGTTGATAACACAACGGCGTTACCCGCAGCAGCTGCTTTTCAATCAGCCTTAACCATTCAGCAAGTAGATTTTAGCTATCAAGGCAAAAACATCTTGCGTCACTTAAATCTCACGATCAAAAAGGGAGCGAAATACGCCCTTATCGGTCCGAGCGGTGCCGGTAAATCCACGCTCTTAGCTTTATTAGCTACCAAACTGACAGATTATCAAGGCAGAATTACTTTAGACGGTGCTGATTACAAAACCCTTGATCCGGTTTCTATTCGTAACCAGCTTTATGAATTGGATCAGGATCCCTATATCTTTAATGACAGTTTGAAAAACAATATCACAATGACTCGGCCAGTCAGTCAAGACCTTTTGCAAAGTGCCATCGACCAAGCTGGTTTGGCCGATTTAATCAAAAGTCTCCCTGATGGTCTACAAACGCAGCTTGCCCATAACGGTTCCGATCTATCTGGTGGGCAAAAACAACGCATTGTCCTGGCACGCGGCCTTGTTTCCGGCCGATCAATCTTTCTAGTCGATGAAGGCACTTCGGCTTTGGACCCGGCTTCAGCTGATCAAATTGAAAACAGTCTGATTAACGATCCGACTATTACCCTCTTGATGGTGACACACCACTTAAAACCTGAGATCGCCGATCGTATGGATCAAGTCTTTACAATACAAAATCAGCAGCTTCGCCCAGCAGCAGATTGA